A portion of the Microlunatus phosphovorus NM-1 genome contains these proteins:
- a CDS encoding SUKH-4 family immunity protein, with the protein MIDAATAADVWGSLARVSPEALSQLGIGPRAAYVLGEVGLPVAVDPLFVFTPVESMPSDRRPGPPIRFGTDGGSSLCLVPPDGAVISVTATSDLRQRYVNADLGSFASFLLEVCRIRRQFAELDDTQLDTALDDLQKRLRSMDETALADPEHWWSVIFEQLRDGLL; encoded by the coding sequence ATGATCGACGCTGCGACGGCCGCCGATGTGTGGGGGTCGCTGGCACGGGTGTCACCGGAGGCGCTCAGCCAGCTTGGGATCGGTCCTCGGGCGGCGTACGTGCTCGGGGAGGTCGGGCTCCCGGTTGCGGTGGATCCGCTGTTCGTCTTCACGCCCGTGGAGTCGATGCCGTCCGATCGACGACCCGGCCCCCCTATCCGCTTCGGCACCGACGGCGGCAGTTCGCTGTGCCTGGTGCCACCAGACGGTGCCGTCATCTCTGTCACCGCGACGTCGGACCTGCGACAGCGGTATGTCAATGCCGACCTCGGGTCGTTCGCCAGCTTCCTCCTCGAGGTCTGCCGGATCCGACGTCAGTTCGCGGAGTTGGACGACACACAGCTCGATACCGCGCTCGATGATCTTCAGAAGCGGCTGCGAAGTATGGACGAGACAGCCCTGGCAGATCCGGAACACTGGTGGTCGGTGATCTTCGAGCAGCTTCGCGACGGACTGCTGTGA
- a CDS encoding DUF4291 domain-containing protein, protein MSKPPFRQVRAVHDEDTITVYQAYSPAIASAAVAAGGFVPPFRRERMTWIKPSFLWMMYRCGWATKPGQERVLAIRMLRSGFEEALSMASLSHFDPAVYADQEVWQQRKAASPVRVQWDPERDVRLEPLAWRSLQVGLGGVAVERYVDDWVVGIEDITAMVEELRERAPDDRRSSLPIELPYPLPPEVAAVVGAT, encoded by the coding sequence ATGAGTAAACCGCCGTTTCGCCAGGTCCGCGCCGTCCATGACGAGGACACGATCACCGTCTATCAGGCGTACTCGCCGGCGATCGCCAGTGCCGCGGTTGCGGCGGGTGGATTCGTGCCCCCGTTCCGGCGGGAGCGGATGACCTGGATCAAACCGTCCTTCCTCTGGATGATGTATCGCTGCGGCTGGGCGACCAAGCCCGGTCAGGAACGGGTGCTGGCCATTCGGATGCTGCGCAGCGGGTTCGAGGAGGCCCTCTCGATGGCCTCACTCAGCCATTTCGATCCGGCGGTGTACGCCGACCAGGAGGTCTGGCAGCAGCGCAAGGCGGCCAGTCCGGTACGCGTGCAGTGGGACCCCGAGCGCGACGTACGGCTGGAACCCTTGGCCTGGCGATCCCTCCAGGTCGGACTAGGCGGCGTGGCAGTCGAACGGTACGTCGACGACTGGGTCGTCGGGATCGAGGACATCACCGCGATGGTGGAGGAACTCCGCGAACGTGCTCCGGACGATCGCCGTTCCTCGTTACCGATCGAGCTCCCTTACCCGCTGCCACCAGAAGTGGCGGCGGTGGTCGGCGCGACCTGA
- a CDS encoding MafI family immunity protein gives MTEDACYEWDDLLGSLRAVIIGVSDALPEQDLTNAWELLEAGEPGIALQNLCTRLYEYDATLDPEVVEQIRRLAIAMSLDPERVLRGLQ, from the coding sequence TTGACTGAGGATGCCTGTTACGAGTGGGACGACCTTCTCGGGTCGTTGCGGGCGGTGATCATCGGAGTCAGCGACGCGTTGCCCGAGCAAGACCTGACGAATGCGTGGGAGCTTCTCGAAGCCGGCGAGCCTGGGATCGCGCTGCAGAACCTGTGCACGCGACTCTACGAATACGACGCGACCCTCGACCCCGAGGTCGTCGAGCAGATCCGTCGGCTGGCTATCGCGATGAGCCTGGACCCTGAACGTGTCCTGCGGGGACTGCAATGA
- a CDS encoding DUF7919 family protein, which translates to MTYFPDLSDYTYLPLRNPMLTIGWLDRDHAFTTGPVPPQVIAALTTLAAHQHNITRGVHNCHFCDEESPLKLPADARRGYVFLGMGELHVLAPDGTTYSAPSLIIHYILQHNYQPPTEFIDAVLDGQPCPLNFC; encoded by the coding sequence ATGACCTACTTTCCTGACTTGTCGGACTACACCTATCTCCCGCTACGGAACCCGATGCTCACCATCGGCTGGCTCGACCGCGACCACGCCTTCACGACCGGGCCGGTGCCACCCCAAGTCATCGCCGCGCTGACAACCCTGGCGGCCCATCAGCACAACATCACGCGCGGCGTCCACAACTGTCACTTCTGTGACGAAGAATCGCCACTCAAGCTACCCGCCGACGCACGACGAGGCTACGTATTCCTCGGCATGGGCGAACTCCATGTTCTGGCACCCGACGGAACCACCTACAGCGCGCCCTCGCTGATCATCCACTACATCCTCCAGCACAACTACCAGCCACCCACCGAGTTCATCGACGCCGTGCTCGATGGCCAGCCCTGCCCGCTGAATTTTTGCTGA
- a CDS encoding DUF6572 domain-containing protein, producing the protein MAGIDDPGVIDLITRAPDGAFAMIISHDRPWTDSGEEVDRLIEKINNYAAFMLDEGLVSTYPESADHPKRIQVDCVNEPTPKIADVLAKTDAALSPYSISLTVNQLS; encoded by the coding sequence GTGGCTGGCATCGACGATCCGGGTGTGATCGACCTGATCACGCGGGCGCCGGACGGTGCCTTTGCCATGATCATCAGTCACGATCGGCCTTGGACCGACTCCGGCGAGGAGGTCGACCGCCTCATCGAGAAGATCAACAACTACGCAGCGTTCATGCTCGACGAAGGCCTCGTCAGCACTTATCCGGAGTCGGCCGATCACCCCAAGCGCATACAGGTGGACTGCGTGAACGAACCGACCCCGAAGATCGCTGACGTGTTGGCGAAGACCGACGCTGCATTGAGCCCGTACTCGATCAGCCTGACGGTGAACCAGCTGTCCTGA
- a CDS encoding PadR family transcriptional regulator, translating to MTRQRRTAGGLELMSLLAVADLGAEAYGLSVRRDVSRRCGHEYSVGAIYTTLSRLEKKGWITSSLTSPQPVRGGRARRHFQIAAPGVRALAEARRQSDLLWQSGQSANGWGRGGVSSAGEQPA from the coding sequence ATGACCAGGCAGCGCCGAACGGCCGGCGGACTCGAACTGATGTCGTTGTTGGCTGTTGCCGATCTCGGCGCGGAGGCCTACGGGTTGAGCGTGCGCCGCGACGTAAGCAGGCGGTGTGGTCACGAGTATTCCGTCGGCGCGATCTACACGACCTTGTCCCGGCTGGAGAAGAAGGGTTGGATCACGTCCAGCCTGACCAGCCCGCAACCCGTCCGGGGCGGGAGGGCACGTCGACATTTTCAGATTGCCGCGCCGGGCGTTCGAGCCCTGGCCGAAGCCCGTCGGCAATCCGACCTGCTGTGGCAGTCGGGTCAGTCAGCGAATGGGTGGGGCCGCGGCGGCGTCTCCTCGGCCGGGGAGCAGCCCGCATGA
- a CDS encoding pentapeptide repeat-containing protein, giving the protein MVTAVDLKHRWSEPDRLRLVREVRTWLTGHGPQPAGLEEHNGRTDLRGIPLFATPVSVGDKDDPTAGATWNSLDLSGAQLEHLRFFAGRISNCVFDDASLFGMRLWGTEITDNSFRRADLRSSALGTGEWQELRNTWRRVDFSRANLGDFSITGYHVDNVVLPPQDDLVVLHNYPSVLRAAAAWLRRPDTSDEETRTAGIFDYELKAPGAEDTDQVSALNGYGDPITAAVAGRALATAQAIVG; this is encoded by the coding sequence GTGGTGACGGCTGTTGATCTAAAGCATCGTTGGTCAGAGCCCGACCGGCTCCGTCTGGTTCGCGAAGTCCGGACCTGGCTCACCGGACACGGCCCCCAGCCCGCCGGTTTGGAAGAACACAACGGACGGACCGACCTACGTGGAATCCCACTCTTCGCCACCCCGGTCAGCGTCGGCGACAAGGACGACCCAACAGCCGGGGCTACTTGGAACTCCCTCGACCTGTCAGGCGCACAGCTCGAACACCTCCGCTTCTTCGCCGGACGCATCTCCAACTGTGTCTTCGACGACGCGAGCCTGTTCGGTATGCGCCTGTGGGGCACCGAGATCACCGACAACAGCTTCCGTCGTGCCGATCTGCGCAGCAGCGCCTTGGGCACCGGCGAATGGCAGGAGCTCAGAAACACCTGGCGGCGAGTCGACTTCAGTCGCGCAAACCTCGGCGACTTCTCGATCACTGGCTACCACGTCGACAACGTCGTGCTCCCACCACAGGACGATCTCGTCGTCCTGCACAACTACCCCAGCGTCCTCCGCGCCGCCGCTGCCTGGCTCCGCCGCCCCGACACATCGGACGAAGAGACCCGCACCGCCGGAATCTTCGACTATGAGCTGAAGGCACCGGGGGCAGAGGACACCGACCAGGTGTCCGCGCTCAACGGGTACGGCGACCCCATCACCGCAGCCGTCGCCGGCCGAGCCCTCGCCACAGCGCAGGCCATCGTCGGCTGA
- a CDS encoding DUF7919 family protein, with the protein MTFFSDFSNYRYRATLVPMVNIGWLGAGRSFPTGPVPTDVIEKLMLLTEDLHNIMRGVHDCEFCQEESPIRLAAKVPRGYVSLGMGELHRIDVDETIFTAPSLVIHYIIQHNYQPPENFIRAVREGRPCDGRCGNEE; encoded by the coding sequence ATGACGTTTTTTTCGGACTTCTCGAATTATCGCTATCGGGCCACTCTGGTCCCGATGGTGAACATTGGCTGGCTTGGCGCCGGCCGCTCTTTCCCGACAGGACCGGTGCCCACCGACGTCATCGAGAAGCTCATGCTGCTCACGGAAGACCTACACAACATCATGCGAGGAGTGCACGACTGCGAATTCTGCCAAGAAGAGTCTCCGATTCGCCTAGCCGCGAAGGTGCCACGTGGGTATGTCTCACTGGGCATGGGAGAACTACATAGGATAGACGTCGATGAAACGATTTTCACCGCACCATCTTTAGTGATTCACTACATCATTCAGCACAATTACCAACCACCTGAGAACTTCATCCGGGCAGTTCGCGAGGGCCGTCCATGCGATGGCAGGTGCGGAAACGAAGAGTGA
- a CDS encoding ISAs1 family transposase, producing the protein MPAPVSSLIPAADALRAHQVEPGHGVPVEVWEVLSIITDPRGRRGRRYELATVLVVALAAVVGGSRSLASIAGWAADLPTWHWPRLGITRRPPSLSTIRRVLLRVDPEVVDAVLHAWLATLTPVSSRWRAVAVDGKTCRGARGVDGSRVHLFSIVDHATGMPLGQVNAGGKDHEIAAFAAVLDRINLNGVIVTADALHTQRGHAHYLHRHGGRYVFVVKRNQPTLYDQLAGLPWSKVPVAHRVVEKGHGRRESRTLQLTGVRAGIGFPHARLAGRIVRNRTETATGETTQEIVYVVTSLGWSDIAPADLATLVRGHWSIENKVHWVRDLTFDEDHSTVRTGTLPQLMATLRNTAIGLLRLRGKHTNIAAATRSLGRQTGQLLDLIDHAQVTPVTTESTLN; encoded by the coding sequence GTGCCCGCACCCGTATCTTCTCTCATCCCGGCCGCTGATGCGCTGCGCGCCCATCAGGTCGAACCCGGTCACGGTGTTCCGGTCGAGGTGTGGGAGGTGTTGTCGATCATCACCGATCCGCGGGGCCGGCGGGGCCGCCGGTATGAGCTGGCCACCGTGCTGGTGGTCGCGTTGGCCGCGGTGGTCGGCGGATCACGGAGTCTGGCTTCGATCGCCGGATGGGCAGCGGATCTGCCCACCTGGCATTGGCCACGGTTGGGGATCACCCGGCGGCCGCCGAGCCTGTCGACGATCCGCCGGGTGCTGTTGCGGGTCGACCCGGAGGTGGTGGACGCGGTCCTGCACGCCTGGCTGGCCACGCTGACACCGGTCTCGTCGCGGTGGCGGGCGGTCGCGGTGGATGGCAAGACCTGCCGCGGCGCCCGCGGTGTGGATGGGTCGAGGGTGCATCTGTTCTCGATCGTCGACCATGCCACCGGGATGCCGTTGGGGCAGGTCAACGCCGGCGGGAAAGATCATGAGATCGCCGCGTTCGCGGCGGTGTTGGACCGGATCAACCTCAACGGCGTCATCGTCACCGCCGATGCTCTCCACACGCAACGTGGCCATGCCCACTATCTGCACCGGCACGGCGGCCGGTACGTCTTCGTGGTGAAACGGAACCAGCCCACCTTGTACGACCAGCTCGCCGGGCTCCCGTGGAGCAAGGTGCCGGTCGCTCATCGTGTGGTGGAGAAAGGGCATGGGCGACGGGAGTCCCGTACCCTGCAGCTGACCGGTGTCCGGGCCGGGATCGGGTTCCCGCACGCCCGGCTCGCCGGCCGGATCGTGCGGAACCGGACCGAGACCGCCACCGGCGAGACCACGCAGGAGATCGTCTATGTGGTCACCAGTCTCGGCTGGTCAGACATCGCCCCGGCCGACCTCGCGACCTTGGTCCGTGGTCATTGGAGCATCGAGAACAAGGTGCATTGGGTGCGTGATCTCACCTTCGACGAGGACCACTCCACCGTGCGCACCGGCACCCTGCCCCAGCTGATGGCAACCCTGCGCAACACTGCGATCGGACTCCTCCGACTCCGCGGGAAACACACCAACATCGCCGCCGCGACCCGCAGCCTCGGTCGCCAAACCGGCCAACTGCTCGACCTGATCGATCACGCCCAGGTCACACCAGTCACAACAGAATCAACTTTGAATTGA
- a CDS encoding DUF6531 domain-containing protein, whose translation MADLGAIAEDVPFDFGTASTLATAFDNAATAVDGQAGSRSSWVTTGLTDFKGRFSEIFRTNAAVAASDATELSSRLRQVATQARYLAEEARKEQERREIARAWKERHDNRNWFEQGVDWLKGGDDPPVGPPAAEPQVEVDSPTSGHRDTPAPGSGGGGGGGTSSARPSKLRTFATSSKGANDQLRSKPSSLSSKLADFARLCRWGRLEASGVVAGFSKWLTANDADVQWAKTVADAFAAAGGEGNVSTLSNSAINAALHAAGIDVNRKDLTIDPPQTYGNPPTTGYANDPVNTSTGNFLENESDLGFPGAAGLLGLGRCYNSFDSSAGAFGIGWSSVAEAGLSFDSDEGQAHLRLPDGRQLVFPRLGDGWDRAVGESAWLTSSDVDGQQRLRISGTDGSWWSCAADGTLLAYGIGPESGSNLVRLERDRAGRLIRLTHGRGQAIELSWDEVGGADRIVRVASSDGRVVDYAYDADARLTGANGPLGTRTYRWADSGQQSLIAAVIDADGVVEAENVYDEQRRVIKQRSPFGRTTRFVYLPGRVTVVSDEDGSRSNTWIADDRGRLIGVVDADERRQSTSYDRYGNPVLLTERDGSTTVHEYDARGRRIRTVTPSGADLTWGYDDLDRVITVVTESGAVTEFGYQGEQRNPSTVIDPEGGITRLRWESGLLREVIDPTEVVLRYDYDERGDLVATTDADGNCARLERDAVGRVTAAITPSGRRTTYAYDPDSGLLAIRVNPDGGTWRYEYTTGGRLTATVDPMGARTSVEHGTHGEETRTIDPLGRAVTRRLDDLGNLAAVELPDGSTWRFTHDALSRLTTTTDPTGAVWRREYDATGSLVATLDPTGGRRGVALDTGSGQVAVDDGDVSVVAGFDPLGRATSLGQPDGSAALLTYDRCGRPAESLDAEGALTTYRRDAGGRVVATTGPTGAVTRYEYDRCGRLSAGIDPLGGRTTIAYDADGQAVRQTLPTGEVATSEFDLCGRVVSHHRPGVGTLRYVYDLCGRVIETRDPRTGRRVFSYDAAGQLIAVTDSNGGITRYGYDAVGRAVEITNPLGGVTRREFDAMNRCVAETDPLGRTTQAGYDPAGRLVWQQNPDGRRLSWTYDAAGRPASMAVDGRTVTALTRDLRRRTVRIEDRTGDRPTEHELEWNGRGQLLRRTRDGRSVTWSYDTAGRRTSMTTPDGQTTRYGWDAADRLAWVEHPLLGRAAFDRDASGRLISAVAGGLIQSWEHRDGFVVAHTLTDSDGASRTAIERDTDGRVVRIRRDDNGSSVVTDYGYDGACQLVEARTRREAGTDTLARWRYDAGGRLVTEAVDEATINHVYDLAGQLLTTVGADGRRLSYDYDGNGRRTRVSNERGVIREYTWNPTGYLTGVTEHDNDRVRRTRVHADALGELAEVDGTPIFWDTAAYAGAPVLVGDTPVLAAGPVTGVDTGWTAPGWRTSRGTDADPWATPTTDTRRVGDGALGIGAAGELSVGGLEWLGARVYDPASRGFLSTDPLDPITGAGWAANPYAYAGNDPLHALDPTGLRPVTDAELQGYRDSSGLGGALNSAWNATTDWMSKNWEYVVGGAAIIAGGVLMATGVGGPVGMMLISAGADTIIQKATTGSVNWGEVGVSFVAGGIGGGFAAAKLGVTGLKGAMVAGAVSGAAGGAGMGAYQYGTGPGPHTIGGYLGATASGGTTGAIFGSLGGAAGHGIVTGGTKLLDSVHPAPLPQQVIVDTNAVFNRPGVINALNDGEVPVVTQTTRAEINNLVAGGRMKQPRFATELDTIPDVMDIHTRINIRGEMAAAKPNQRGLFGDGSIAATAINTGNPVITSDKGLTDVLTNHGIEVRKP comes from the coding sequence GTGGCTGACCTGGGCGCCATAGCCGAGGACGTCCCGTTCGACTTCGGCACCGCCAGCACCCTGGCCACCGCCTTCGACAATGCGGCGACCGCCGTCGACGGTCAAGCCGGATCGCGATCATCCTGGGTGACCACTGGGCTGACCGACTTCAAGGGTCGTTTCTCCGAGATCTTCCGCACCAACGCCGCGGTGGCCGCCAGCGATGCCACCGAGTTGTCCAGTCGGCTGCGACAGGTGGCGACCCAGGCGCGCTACCTAGCCGAGGAGGCACGCAAGGAGCAGGAGCGCCGCGAGATCGCGCGCGCCTGGAAAGAGCGGCACGACAACCGCAACTGGTTCGAGCAGGGCGTGGACTGGCTGAAGGGCGGCGACGACCCGCCGGTCGGCCCGCCGGCAGCCGAGCCACAGGTCGAGGTGGACTCCCCCACCAGCGGCCACCGAGACACCCCGGCACCAGGGTCGGGCGGCGGTGGCGGCGGAGGTACATCGTCGGCACGGCCATCCAAGCTGCGTACGTTCGCGACGTCCTCCAAGGGCGCGAACGACCAGTTGCGCTCAAAGCCCAGCAGCCTGTCATCGAAGCTCGCCGATTTCGCGCGCTTGTGCCGCTGGGGTCGGTTGGAGGCCTCCGGTGTCGTCGCCGGGTTCTCCAAGTGGTTGACCGCCAACGATGCGGATGTGCAGTGGGCCAAGACGGTGGCCGACGCCTTCGCGGCCGCGGGTGGCGAGGGCAACGTCTCGACGCTGTCGAACAGTGCGATCAACGCCGCACTGCATGCGGCCGGGATCGACGTCAACCGCAAAGATCTGACGATCGACCCGCCGCAGACGTACGGCAACCCGCCGACCACCGGATATGCGAACGATCCGGTGAACACCTCGACCGGCAACTTCCTGGAGAACGAGAGCGATCTCGGTTTCCCGGGCGCGGCCGGGCTGCTCGGCCTCGGGCGTTGCTACAACTCCTTCGACTCGAGTGCCGGCGCGTTCGGCATCGGTTGGTCGTCGGTCGCCGAGGCGGGCTTGAGCTTCGACAGCGACGAAGGCCAGGCGCACCTCCGGCTGCCCGATGGGCGCCAGCTGGTGTTCCCCCGGCTGGGCGACGGCTGGGACCGAGCTGTCGGCGAGAGCGCCTGGCTGACCAGCTCGGACGTCGACGGGCAGCAGCGACTGCGGATCAGCGGCACCGACGGCTCCTGGTGGTCCTGCGCTGCCGACGGGACGCTGCTGGCGTACGGGATCGGTCCCGAGTCCGGCAGCAACCTGGTCCGGCTCGAGCGCGACAGGGCCGGCCGGCTGATCCGATTGACTCATGGCCGTGGTCAGGCGATCGAGCTCAGCTGGGACGAGGTCGGCGGCGCCGACCGGATCGTGCGGGTCGCCAGCTCCGACGGCCGGGTGGTCGACTACGCGTACGACGCCGACGCACGACTGACCGGCGCCAACGGACCGCTGGGCACCCGGACCTACCGCTGGGCGGACTCCGGGCAACAGAGCCTGATCGCCGCGGTGATCGATGCCGACGGCGTGGTTGAAGCCGAGAACGTCTACGACGAGCAGCGGCGGGTGATCAAGCAGCGCTCGCCGTTCGGGAGGACGACCCGGTTCGTCTATCTGCCCGGCCGAGTCACCGTGGTCTCCGACGAGGACGGCAGCCGGTCGAACACCTGGATCGCCGACGATCGCGGCCGGCTGATCGGCGTCGTCGATGCCGACGAGCGGCGCCAGTCGACCAGCTACGACCGGTACGGCAACCCGGTGCTGCTGACCGAGCGGGACGGTTCGACGACGGTCCATGAGTACGACGCCAGGGGCCGACGGATCCGCACCGTCACGCCGTCCGGCGCGGACCTGACCTGGGGTTATGACGACCTGGATCGGGTCATCACCGTGGTCACCGAGTCCGGCGCGGTCACCGAGTTCGGCTACCAGGGCGAACAGCGCAATCCGTCGACCGTCATCGACCCGGAGGGCGGGATCACCCGGCTGCGCTGGGAGTCCGGCCTGCTGCGCGAGGTGATCGATCCGACCGAGGTCGTGCTGCGCTACGACTACGACGAGCGCGGTGACCTGGTCGCCACCACGGATGCCGACGGCAACTGCGCCCGCTTGGAGCGGGACGCCGTCGGACGCGTGACGGCCGCGATCACGCCGTCGGGCCGGCGCACCACCTACGCCTACGACCCGGATTCGGGCCTGCTGGCCATCCGGGTGAATCCCGACGGCGGCACCTGGCGCTACGAGTACACGACCGGTGGCCGGCTGACCGCTACCGTCGACCCGATGGGCGCTCGCACCAGCGTCGAGCACGGCACGCATGGCGAGGAGACGCGCACCATCGACCCGCTCGGCCGCGCGGTCACTCGCCGGCTGGACGATCTGGGCAACCTGGCCGCAGTCGAGCTGCCGGACGGCTCGACCTGGCGATTCACTCACGATGCCCTCTCTCGCCTCACCACGACCACCGACCCGACCGGTGCGGTCTGGCGCCGCGAGTACGACGCGACGGGCAGTCTGGTCGCCACCCTGGACCCGACCGGCGGACGCCGCGGGGTCGCGTTGGACACCGGCAGTGGGCAGGTCGCCGTCGACGATGGGGATGTGTCCGTGGTGGCCGGCTTCGATCCGTTGGGGCGGGCGACGTCGCTGGGCCAGCCCGACGGCTCGGCCGCGTTGCTGACCTACGACCGCTGTGGTCGCCCGGCCGAATCCCTCGACGCCGAAGGCGCGCTGACCACCTACCGCCGCGATGCCGGCGGCCGGGTCGTGGCGACGACCGGACCGACCGGGGCTGTCACCCGCTACGAGTACGACCGGTGCGGGCGGCTCAGTGCGGGGATCGATCCCCTGGGCGGGCGGACGACGATCGCGTACGACGCCGATGGGCAGGCGGTCCGCCAGACCTTGCCGACCGGCGAGGTCGCCACCAGCGAGTTCGACCTCTGCGGGCGGGTGGTCAGCCACCATCGGCCCGGTGTGGGGACGCTGCGCTACGTCTACGACCTGTGCGGTCGGGTGATCGAGACCCGCGATCCGCGTACCGGCCGGCGGGTGTTCTCCTACGACGCCGCCGGGCAACTGATCGCCGTCACCGACAGCAACGGCGGGATCACTCGCTACGGCTACGACGCGGTTGGCCGCGCGGTGGAGATCACCAACCCGCTGGGTGGCGTGACCCGGCGCGAGTTCGACGCGATGAATCGCTGCGTCGCCGAGACCGACCCCTTGGGCCGCACCACGCAGGCGGGTTACGACCCGGCCGGGCGGCTGGTCTGGCAACAGAACCCGGATGGTCGCCGGCTCAGTTGGACCTATGACGCCGCCGGTCGGCCGGCGTCGATGGCGGTCGACGGGCGTACCGTCACCGCCCTCACCCGAGACCTGCGTCGCCGTACCGTACGGATCGAGGATCGGACCGGCGACCGGCCGACCGAGCATGAGCTGGAGTGGAACGGTCGCGGCCAGCTGCTGCGGCGAACCCGCGACGGCCGGTCGGTGACGTGGAGCTACGACACCGCCGGGCGGCGGACGTCGATGACCACCCCCGATGGGCAGACCACCCGTTACGGCTGGGATGCGGCCGACCGGCTGGCCTGGGTCGAGCATCCGCTGCTGGGTCGGGCGGCATTCGACCGGGATGCCAGCGGGCGGTTGATCTCCGCTGTCGCCGGTGGCCTGATCCAGTCCTGGGAGCATCGCGACGGATTCGTGGTCGCGCACACCCTGACCGACAGCGACGGCGCGAGCCGGACCGCGATCGAGCGCGACACCGACGGCCGGGTGGTGCGGATCCGGCGCGATGACAACGGCTCTTCGGTAGTCACCGACTACGGCTACGACGGCGCCTGCCAGCTGGTCGAGGCCCGGACCCGCCGCGAAGCCGGCACTGACACATTGGCTCGGTGGCGCTACGACGCCGGCGGCCGGCTGGTCACCGAGGCGGTCGACGAGGCGACCATCAATCACGTCTACGACCTGGCCGGTCAACTGCTGACCACCGTCGGGGCCGATGGCCGCCGGCTGTCGTACGACTACGACGGCAACGGCCGACGCACCCGCGTATCCAACGAGCGCGGGGTGATCCGGGAATACACCTGGAACCCCACCGGCTATCTCACCGGCGTCACCGAGCACGACAACGACCGCGTCCGCCGCACCCGCGTACACGCCGATGCCCTCGGCGAACTGGCCGAGGTCGACGGCACCCCCATCTTCTGGGACACCGCCGCGTACGCCGGCGCCCCGGTGCTGGTCGGCGACACCCCCGTCCTGGCCGCCGGCCCGGTCACCGGTGTCGACACCGGCTGGACCGCCCCCGGCTGGCGTACCAGCCGCGGCACCGACGCCGACCCCTGGGCTACACCGACCACCGACACCCGTCGGGTCGGCGATGGCGCCCTCGGCATCGGCGCGGCCGGCGAGCTCTCCGTCGGCGGACTGGAATGGCTCGGCGCCCGGGTCTACGACCCCGCCAGCCGCGGCTTCCTCTCCACCGACCCGCTGGACCCGATCACCGGCGCCGGCTGGGCCGCCAACCCGTACGCCTACGCCGGCAACGACCCGCTGCACGCCCTCGACCCGACGGGGCTCCGCCCGGTCACCGACGCCGAACTCCAGGGCTACCGCGACAGCAGCGGTCTCGGCGGCGCGCTCAACAGCGCCTGGAACGCCACCACGGACTGGATGAGCAAGAACTGGGAGTACGTCGTCGGCGGTGCCGCGATCATCGCCGGCGGCGTGCTGATGGCCACCGGCGTCGGCGGCCCTGTGGGGATGATGCTCATCTCCGCAGGCGCAGACACCATCATCCAGAAAGCCACCACCGGCAGCGTCAACTGGGGCGAAGTCGGAGTCAGCTTCGTCGCCGGCGGCATTGGCGGCGGCTTCGCCGCCGCCAAGCTCGGCGTCACCGGTTTGAAGGGCGCCATGGTCGCGGGCGCCGTCTCCGGCGCCGCCGGCGGCGCCGGAATGGGCGCCTACCAGTACGGCACCGGACCCGGGCCCCACACCATCGGCGGCTATCTCGGCGCCACAGCCAGCGGCGGCACCACCGGCGCCATCTTCGGCAGCCTCGGCGGCGCTGCTGGACACGGGATCGTCACCGGCGGCACCAAACTTCTGGATTCCGTGCACCCTGCCCCGCTCCCCCAGCAAGTAATCGTTGATACGAATGCAGTTTTTAATAGACCTGGGGTTATCAATGCGCTGAACGATGGTGAGGTCCCAGTCGTCACTCAAACGACTAGAGCAGAAATCAACAATCTTGTAGCAGGCGGGCGTATGAAGCAGCCGCGATTCGCGACAGAGTTGGATACGATTCCGGACGTCATGGATATCCACACGCGAATCAATATTCGGGGCGAGATGGCTGCCGCAAAGCCCAACCAACGTGGCCTGTTCGGCGACGGCTCTATTGCCGCAACCGCCATAAATACGGGAAATCCGGTCATCACGTCCGATAAAGGACTTACTGATGTTCTCACAAATCACGGGATCGAGGTCCGAAAACCGTGA